One genomic segment of Desulfomicrobium sp. ZS1 includes these proteins:
- the kdsA gene encoding 3-deoxy-8-phosphooctulonate synthase, which translates to MIDCSTLVAGRPFLIAGPCVLESLDLAMTVAVELQAIARNLNLPLIFKSSYDKANRTAGASFRGPGLDMGLDWLAQIKSRTGLPVITDIHEPRQASLVAEVADVLQIPAFLCRQTDLLLAAARTERIVNIKKGQFMAPWDMQGPVEKIRSEGFDRIWLTERGSMFGYNNLVVDFRSLIIMKQFGCPVIFDATHSVQLPGGQGTSSGGQREFVPPLARAAVACGCQGLFMEIHPDPDKALCDGPNSWPLAKARTLLSELAAIWSIPNEC; encoded by the coding sequence ATGATCGACTGTTCCACCCTGGTCGCCGGACGCCCGTTCCTCATCGCCGGTCCCTGCGTGCTCGAAAGCCTGGACCTGGCCATGACCGTGGCCGTGGAGTTGCAGGCCATCGCCCGCAACCTGAACCTGCCGCTCATCTTCAAAAGTTCCTACGACAAGGCCAACCGCACGGCCGGAGCGAGCTTTCGGGGCCCGGGGCTGGACATGGGCCTCGATTGGCTGGCCCAGATCAAGAGCCGCACCGGGCTGCCCGTGATCACGGACATCCACGAGCCGCGCCAGGCCTCCCTAGTGGCCGAGGTGGCCGACGTGCTGCAGATCCCGGCCTTCCTCTGCCGCCAGACCGACCTCTTGCTTGCCGCCGCCCGCACCGAGCGCATCGTAAACATCAAGAAAGGCCAGTTCATGGCGCCCTGGGACATGCAGGGGCCGGTGGAAAAGATACGCTCCGAAGGCTTCGACCGCATCTGGCTGACCGAGCGCGGCTCCATGTTCGGCTACAACAATCTGGTCGTGGATTTCCGGTCCCTGATCATCATGAAGCAGTTCGGCTGCCCGGTGATCTTCGACGCCACCCATTCGGTGCAGCTGCCCGGCGGACAGGGCACGTCCTCCGGCGGCCAGCGCGAATTCGTGCCACCCCTGGCCCGGGCCGCCGTGGCCTGCGGCTGCCAGGGTCTGTTCATGGAAATCCATCCGGACCCGGACAAAGCCCTGTGCGACGGCCCCAATTCCTGGCCCCTGGCCAAGGCCCGCACGCTGCTCTCCGAACTGGCTGCCATCTGGAGCATCCCCAATGAATGCTGA
- a CDS encoding HAD family hydrolase — protein sequence MNAERLARDVRLMILDVDGVLTDGGLYYDESGCVLKRFNVQDGLAIKMAPQAGLEFAVITGLDSPAVRRRVTELGITHYHPGHHRKAPILRQISEQTGIPFSNMAYVGDDWVDAAPMSLVGLPIAVPNARPEILKLAVWTTRAMGGQGAVREAIDFVLRAQGKLEDMWQGWVRE from the coding sequence ATGAATGCTGAGCGCCTCGCCCGGGACGTTCGCCTCATGATTCTGGACGTGGATGGAGTGCTGACCGACGGAGGCCTCTACTATGACGAATCGGGCTGCGTGCTGAAGCGCTTCAACGTTCAGGACGGGCTGGCCATCAAGATGGCCCCCCAGGCGGGGCTGGAGTTCGCGGTCATCACCGGCCTGGACTCTCCGGCCGTGCGCCGCAGGGTCACTGAGCTTGGCATCACCCACTACCATCCCGGCCATCACCGCAAGGCCCCGATCCTGCGCCAAATTTCCGAGCAGACCGGCATTCCCTTCTCGAACATGGCCTATGTCGGGGACGACTGGGTCGACGCCGCGCCCATGTCCCTGGTCGGACTGCCCATCGCCGTGCCCAACGCCCGGCCTGAAATACTCAAACTCGCAGTCTGGACCACCAGGGCCATGGGCGGCCAGGGCGCGGTGCGCGAAGCCATCGATTTCGTGCTGCGCGCCCAGGGCAAACTCGAAGACATGTGGCAGGGCTGGGTCCGGGAATGA
- the lptC gene encoding LPS export ABC transporter periplasmic protein LptC, protein MKRVMIGLVALAVLAGIAMLGKRLLWPERLENLSIENLDVDLSLKGVNLSQGKDGKKLWNLNATGADYAENGDELTLTDPIIVYWGEEGGAPIEVRAPEGQVWQKEDRARMWGGVHGTQGQYVMRSETLDYTGQNRTLLLGGTVELTGESMQGRSDTLTYFLDTGDFLAQGNVQVIMN, encoded by the coding sequence ATGAAACGCGTGATGATCGGCCTTGTGGCCCTTGCCGTCCTGGCCGGAATCGCCATGCTGGGCAAACGGCTGCTCTGGCCCGAACGGCTGGAGAACCTGTCGATCGAAAATCTGGACGTGGACCTCAGCCTCAAAGGCGTGAACTTAAGTCAGGGCAAGGACGGCAAAAAGCTGTGGAACCTGAACGCCACGGGCGCCGACTATGCCGAAAACGGTGACGAATTGACACTCACCGACCCGATCATAGTTTACTGGGGCGAGGAAGGCGGAGCACCTATTGAAGTCCGGGCTCCCGAGGGCCAGGTCTGGCAGAAAGAAGACCGGGCCAGGATGTGGGGCGGGGTTCACGGCACCCAGGGCCAATACGTGATGCGCTCCGAAACCCTTGACTACACCGGCCAAAACCGCACTCTTCTCCTCGGCGGCACGGTTGAACTGACTGGCGAATCCATGCAGGGTCGCTCAGACACTCTGACATATTTTCTGGACACAGGGGACTTCCTGGCCCAAGGCAACGTCCAGGTTATCATGAACTGA
- a CDS encoding LptA/OstA family protein has product MRSLILFLFLACATPLWAAQTAPAKDVPVKITSDTMTYTQKGDQVVFTGSVYVIRQDIQLWSDTLTVLLEKKEGSGNATRSVADEQGSIKKIIAKGNVRIKADQGRTGTCGKATYEADKDLLTMEDNPMLMEGANKIQGEVIKLFIKESRSEVLGGKGRVEAIFNTPASKPGAGQ; this is encoded by the coding sequence ATGCGCTCACTCATACTTTTTCTCTTCCTTGCCTGCGCGACTCCACTCTGGGCCGCACAAACCGCCCCGGCCAAAGACGTCCCGGTCAAGATCACTTCCGACACCATGACCTACACCCAGAAAGGGGATCAGGTGGTCTTCACCGGCTCCGTGTACGTCATCCGCCAGGACATCCAGCTGTGGTCCGATACGCTGACCGTGCTCCTGGAAAAAAAGGAAGGCTCCGGCAATGCCACCCGAAGCGTGGCTGACGAGCAGGGGTCCATCAAGAAGATCATCGCCAAGGGCAACGTGCGCATCAAGGCGGACCAGGGCCGCACCGGCACCTGCGGCAAGGCGACCTACGAAGCCGACAAGGACCTCTTGACCATGGAAGACAATCCCATGCTCATGGAAGGCGCCAACAAGATCCAGGGCGAGGTCATAAAGCTCTTCATCAAAGAAAGCCGCAGTGAAGTTCTGGGCGGCAAAGGGCGGGTCGAAGCCATTTTCAACACTCCCGCAAGCAAGCCGGGGGCCGGGCAGTGA
- the lptB gene encoding LPS export ABC transporter ATP-binding protein, which yields MTTLTGQKLAKRYGLRDVVRDIDLDVRQGEVVGVLGPNGAGKTTTFYMLAGIVPPTRGQVLLDGVDITRWPLHKRARAGMSYLPQESSIFRKLTVRQNLQLILEYSGFSKDEQQRTADRLLDELGITRLEGQLAAFLSGGERRRLEIARALIQNPKFILLDEPFAGIDPLAVDDIQTIIQDLRGKGIGVLISDHNVRETLQICDRAYLVYDGQIILNGSPAEIVADPGARKVYLGEGFSL from the coding sequence GTGACCACGCTGACCGGCCAGAAGCTGGCCAAGCGCTACGGGCTCAGGGATGTCGTACGCGACATCGACCTTGATGTGCGTCAGGGGGAGGTAGTTGGAGTGCTCGGTCCCAACGGGGCCGGCAAGACGACGACCTTTTACATGCTGGCGGGCATCGTGCCGCCGACGCGGGGCCAGGTTCTTCTGGACGGCGTGGACATCACCCGCTGGCCTCTGCACAAACGGGCCCGCGCAGGCATGAGCTATCTGCCGCAGGAAAGCTCGATCTTTCGAAAACTGACCGTGCGCCAAAACCTGCAACTGATCCTGGAATACTCCGGTTTCTCCAAGGACGAGCAGCAGCGCACGGCGGACAGGCTTCTGGACGAGCTGGGCATCACCCGTCTTGAGGGTCAACTGGCGGCCTTTCTGTCCGGTGGAGAGCGCCGCAGGCTGGAAATTGCCCGCGCCCTGATCCAGAATCCGAAATTCATTCTTCTGGACGAACCCTTCGCCGGCATCGACCCCCTGGCCGTGGACGACATCCAGACCATCATCCAGGATCTTCGCGGCAAAGGCATCGGCGTGCTCATCTCCGACCATAATGTCCGTGAGACGCTTCAGATCTGCGACCGGGCGTACCTGGTCTACGACGGCCAGATCATCTTGAACGGCAGCCCCGCAGAGATCGTCGCCGACCCGGGCGCACGCAAGGTGTACCTCGGCGAGGGATTCAGCCTCTGA
- the rpoN gene encoding RNA polymerase factor sigma-54: MGLELRQNLKLTQQLVMTPQLQQAIKLLQLSRFELLEAVQQELLENPMLEEGVKEVSEEHDIQAPMESRPEVSHEDAELMRNADWENYLGDFSSTAKQVQFKETEALEEMMSYEARLSGKPSLDGHLLWQLCLSNITEEEEMIGEAIIGNLDSQGYLMSSAEDIASETLSPLALVESMLHRLQRFDPVGVAARSPKECLLIQLEMLGQDDPILVSLVADHLEDIEKRRYKPLLRKFKIQMEDLKAYLDIIQSLDPMPGASYGSESTIYVSPDVFVYEYEGDFVIVMNDDGLPKLQLSPYYMDDMHLAVKGPDREYLHDKMRSAMWLMKSLHQRQRTLYKVVESIVRFQRGFFEHGVTKLKPLILKDVADDIEMHESTVSRITTNKYVATPHGIMELKFFFNSALEMDDGTQVGSESVKAIIKKMVSEEDPKHPFSDEKIAAVLKETLDVNIARRTVAKYRAVLGIDSSSKRKQVF; encoded by the coding sequence ATGGGCCTTGAACTCCGACAAAACCTCAAGCTGACGCAGCAGCTGGTCATGACCCCACAGCTGCAGCAGGCTATCAAGCTGCTCCAGCTCTCCCGATTCGAGCTCCTTGAAGCCGTTCAGCAAGAGCTCTTGGAGAACCCCATGCTTGAAGAAGGGGTCAAGGAAGTTTCCGAAGAGCACGACATCCAGGCTCCGATGGAATCACGTCCCGAAGTTTCGCACGAAGACGCGGAACTAATGCGCAACGCGGACTGGGAAAACTACCTCGGCGATTTTTCAAGCACCGCCAAGCAGGTGCAGTTCAAGGAGACCGAAGCCCTGGAAGAGATGATGTCCTACGAGGCCAGGCTCTCGGGCAAGCCATCCCTGGATGGACATCTCTTGTGGCAGCTCTGTCTGTCCAACATCACCGAAGAAGAGGAGATGATCGGCGAAGCCATCATCGGCAACCTCGATTCCCAAGGCTATCTGATGAGCTCGGCCGAGGATATCGCCTCCGAGACGCTCTCTCCCTTGGCCCTGGTCGAGTCCATGCTGCATCGCCTGCAGCGCTTCGACCCCGTGGGCGTTGCCGCTCGCTCGCCCAAGGAGTGCCTGCTCATCCAGCTGGAAATGCTCGGCCAGGATGATCCGATTCTCGTTTCCCTGGTGGCCGACCATCTCGAAGACATCGAAAAACGCCGCTACAAACCGCTCCTGCGCAAGTTCAAGATCCAGATGGAAGATCTGAAAGCCTATCTGGACATCATCCAGTCCCTGGACCCCATGCCCGGAGCCAGCTATGGTAGCGAGAGCACCATCTATGTCAGCCCGGATGTTTTCGTATACGAATACGAGGGGGATTTCGTCATTGTCATGAACGACGACGGCCTGCCCAAGCTGCAGCTGAGCCCCTATTACATGGACGACATGCACCTCGCGGTCAAAGGCCCGGACCGGGAATACCTGCACGACAAGATGCGATCCGCCATGTGGCTCATGAAGAGCTTGCACCAAAGGCAAAGAACATTATATAAAGTGGTTGAAAGCATTGTCAGATTCCAGCGGGGCTTTTTCGAGCACGGGGTGACCAAGCTGAAACCACTGATTTTAAAAGATGTGGCAGACGACATTGAAATGCACGAATCCACGGTCAGCCGGATCACCACGAACAAATACGTGGCCACCCCGCATGGCATCATGGAACTGAAATTTTTCTTCAACTCCGCGCTGGAAATGGATGACGGCACCCAGGTCGGCTCCGAGTCGGTCAAAGCCATCATCAAGAAGATGGTCAGCGAGGAGGACCCCAAGCATCCCTTCAGCGATGAAAAGATCGCGGCGGTGCTGAAGGAAACACTGGATGTGAACATCGCCCGGCGCACCGTCGCCAAGTATCGCGCGGTGCTGGGGATAGATTCTTCATCCAAGCGAAAACAAGTTTTTTGA
- the hpf gene encoding ribosome hibernation-promoting factor, HPF/YfiA family, with translation MRITFNFKNFDPSDHLRKYAKDRFGKLAKYMSGTPDADLQVNLEVEKFRHIADIVLTGKNVHISAREDSEDMYSTVDMVWDKLEAQMRKTRDKDKSRRKGGSDSPRMDAGGFDDDADAKRKPVIQKTEDDFSPKPMIVEEAALQLESTDNEFLVFLNAESERINVIYRRKTGDFGLIDPGV, from the coding sequence ATGAGGATTACCTTCAATTTCAAAAACTTCGATCCTTCCGACCATTTGCGCAAATACGCCAAGGACCGCTTCGGCAAGCTCGCCAAATACATGTCCGGCACGCCCGACGCCGACCTGCAGGTCAACCTCGAAGTGGAGAAATTCCGGCATATTGCCGATATAGTGCTGACGGGCAAGAATGTGCATATCTCCGCCCGCGAAGACAGCGAGGACATGTACTCCACCGTCGACATGGTCTGGGACAAGCTTGAAGCCCAGATGCGCAAGACCCGCGACAAGGACAAGAGCCGTCGCAAAGGCGGCAGCGACAGCCCTCGCATGGACGCCGGCGGTTTTGACGACGACGCGGACGCCAAGCGCAAGCCCGTTATCCAAAAGACCGAAGACGACTTCTCGCCCAAGCCCATGATCGTTGAAGAAGCCGCCCTGCAGCTCGAAAGCACGGACAACGAATTCCTTGTTTTCCTCAACGCGGAAAGTGAAAGGATCAATGTCATCTATCGTCGCAAAACCGGAGACTTCGGTTTGATCGACCCCGGGGTATAG
- a CDS encoding PTS sugar transporter subunit IIA yields the protein MKLAEYLDKDLIISDLSARTKPEVLAELVSRLSAKYPDLDPKRVTQVLMDRELLGTTGIGDGIAIPHGKLDSIDQVLVIVGRSHEGVDFASLDHKPASIFFTVLAPSSVVGLHLKLLATVSRLLKDSSFRQAFTNSPGQEGLWQLLQTV from the coding sequence ATGAAGCTTGCTGAATACCTGGACAAGGATTTGATCATCTCCGACCTCTCGGCCAGGACCAAACCCGAGGTCCTGGCCGAACTCGTTTCGCGGCTGTCGGCCAAATACCCCGATCTTGACCCCAAACGCGTGACCCAGGTCCTCATGGATCGGGAACTGCTCGGAACCACGGGCATCGGGGATGGAATAGCCATACCTCATGGCAAGCTGGACAGTATCGATCAGGTTCTGGTCATTGTCGGCCGCAGCCACGAAGGAGTAGATTTTGCCAGTCTGGACCACAAGCCGGCCAGCATCTTTTTCACGGTGCTGGCCCCTTCAAGCGTGGTCGGCCTGCATTTGAAACTTCTGGCCACGGTCTCCCGCCTGCTAAAAGACAGCTCGTTCCGTCAGGCCTTTACCAACTCTCCCGGCCAGGAAGGACTGTGGCAACTGCTGCAGACCGTCTAG
- the rapZ gene encoding RNase adapter RapZ produces the protein MQLESEQKNVVIVSGMSGSGKSTALKVFEDMGFFCVDGLPARMAPALIELFFNSSAKDYPGLAMGMDLRQPDFVGQWKEVLLDIQKFSVRPTVIFTDSSNQVLLRRYATTRRPHPLTSGNLGLEGALEREREILEPIRTQADLVIDTSHYSVHDLRRVIQDKWESLSSRSQGMRVHLISFGFKYGAPTEADNVTDLRFLPNPYFDEALRPMSGKDEAIANYVLGSNPGREYLRRLLEFLDFALPLYATEGRYRLTMAFGCTGGRHRSVAVTEAVLAHLRGQGFNVSVEHRHFSLG, from the coding sequence ATGCAGCTGGAATCTGAACAGAAAAACGTGGTCATTGTCTCCGGCATGTCCGGTTCAGGCAAAAGCACGGCGCTCAAGGTCTTCGAGGACATGGGCTTTTTCTGTGTCGATGGGCTTCCGGCGCGCATGGCCCCGGCCCTCATCGAGCTATTCTTCAATTCCTCGGCCAAGGACTACCCCGGACTGGCCATGGGCATGGACCTGCGCCAACCCGATTTCGTAGGGCAGTGGAAGGAAGTGCTGCTTGATATCCAGAAGTTTTCCGTGCGGCCGACGGTCATCTTCACGGATTCTTCCAACCAGGTTCTGCTGCGCAGATACGCCACCACCCGCCGCCCGCATCCCCTGACCTCGGGCAACCTCGGTCTGGAAGGGGCGCTGGAGAGGGAGCGGGAAATACTCGAGCCCATCCGCACCCAGGCGGATCTGGTCATCGACACATCGCATTATTCGGTGCACGATCTGCGCCGGGTCATTCAGGACAAATGGGAGAGCCTCTCCTCCCGCAGCCAGGGCATGCGGGTGCACCTGATCTCGTTCGGCTTCAAGTACGGCGCCCCGACCGAGGCGGACAACGTCACGGACCTGCGCTTTCTGCCGAACCCCTATTTCGACGAGGCGCTGCGACCCATGTCCGGAAAGGATGAGGCCATCGCCAACTACGTACTGGGCAGCAACCCCGGCCGCGAGTATCTGCGCAGACTTCTTGAATTTCTGGATTTTGCCCTGCCGCTCTATGCGACGGAAGGGCGCTACCGTTTGACCATGGCCTTCGGCTGTACGGGCGGCCGCCATCGTTCCGTGGCCGTGACCGAGGCCGTGCTGGCACATCTGCGCGGTCAGGGTTTCAATGTATCTGTCGAACATCGGCATTTCAGTCTTGGATAA
- a CDS encoding PTS sugar transporter subunit IIA, with protein MVGVIVVTHGQFGKYLLEAAQTILGPQEQCAHIAVEGTVEMSALLSDLKQTVKQMETGDGVIILTDMFGGTPSNISLSLLQPGKVDVLTGANLPMLLRILGMRTQDLSQLATDAKNAAIQGIVVAGEVLTRKITEA; from the coding sequence ATGGTTGGAGTGATCGTGGTGACCCATGGCCAGTTTGGCAAATACCTGCTTGAAGCGGCCCAGACGATTTTGGGACCGCAGGAGCAGTGCGCCCACATAGCTGTGGAAGGAACCGTGGAAATGAGCGCCTTGCTCTCGGATCTCAAACAAACCGTCAAACAGATGGAAACAGGCGACGGCGTGATCATCCTGACCGACATGTTCGGGGGCACTCCGTCCAATATCAGCCTGTCTCTTTTGCAACCGGGCAAAGTCGACGTCCTGACCGGCGCCAACCTGCCCATGCTGCTCAGAATCCTGGGAATGCGCACCCAGGACCTGTCCCAACTGGCCACGGACGCCAAAAACGCGGCCATTCAGGGCATTGTTGTCGCCGGCGAAGTATTGACCCGCAAAATCACCGAGGCGTAA
- a CDS encoding PTS sugar transporter subunit IIB, whose translation MLWFRIDNRLVHGQIIEAWLPHIRAKTLLVVNDDLAADELRQEIMSLAVPSSISFLCCPVSEAATMLKSIRTKNPDHHVLILFSDCVDAKTAHMSGLSFSLVNIGNLHYGPGKEQVCEHIALGAEDRSCLKYFTDHGVEIDFRCVPSATAKITL comes from the coding sequence GTGCTCTGGTTCCGTATCGACAACCGACTCGTCCACGGCCAGATCATCGAGGCCTGGCTACCGCACATCAGGGCCAAAACCCTGCTGGTGGTTAACGACGACCTCGCCGCCGATGAATTGCGGCAGGAAATCATGAGCCTGGCCGTTCCGAGCAGCATCTCCTTTCTATGCTGTCCGGTGTCCGAAGCTGCTACGATGTTGAAAAGCATCCGCACGAAAAACCCGGACCATCATGTGCTGATTCTTTTTTCCGACTGCGTCGATGCCAAAACCGCACACATGTCCGGGCTGTCCTTTTCCCTGGTCAACATCGGCAATCTGCATTACGGACCGGGCAAAGAGCAGGTTTGCGAGCACATTGCCCTGGGAGCGGAAGACCGCTCCTGCCTGAAGTATTTCACCGATCACGGCGTGGAAATCGACTTCCGCTGCGTGCCATCGGCAACGGCCAAGATTACTTTATGA
- a CDS encoding manganese-dependent inorganic pyrophosphatase gives MSVYVFGHKNPDSDTVCSAIALADLKSKLGVACTPTAQGELAPETKFILEKFGVAAPAVKTEYAGEKVFLVDTSDLAQLPDDIKQAEVLGIVDHHKLGDLTTSSPLECWIWPVGCTATVLTAMYKFHGVEVPKNIAGIMLCAILSDTVIFKSPTCTPADKEAAAELGKIAGISDLAALGMEMFKVKSAVEGTPARELVLRDYKDFNMNGTKVGIGQLEVVDLSILDAVKGDLAADIKALKAEKGNHSIFLLLTDIMKEGSEILIASDDAAVVEKAFGVKPVDGKAWLPKVMSRKKDVVPKFEKAFA, from the coding sequence ATGTCCGTTTATGTTTTTGGTCACAAGAATCCCGATTCCGATACCGTTTGCAGCGCCATCGCGCTGGCCGACCTGAAGAGCAAGCTCGGCGTAGCCTGCACCCCCACCGCCCAGGGCGAACTGGCCCCCGAGACCAAGTTCATCCTTGAGAAGTTCGGCGTTGCCGCTCCCGCCGTAAAGACCGAATATGCCGGCGAGAAAGTTTTCCTGGTCGACACCTCCGACCTGGCTCAGCTGCCCGACGACATCAAGCAGGCTGAAGTGCTCGGCATCGTCGACCACCACAAGCTGGGCGACCTGACCACCTCCAGCCCCCTGGAATGCTGGATCTGGCCCGTTGGCTGCACCGCCACCGTTCTGACCGCCATGTACAAGTTCCACGGCGTTGAAGTTCCCAAGAACATCGCCGGCATCATGCTCTGCGCCATTCTGAGCGACACCGTCATCTTCAAGTCCCCGACCTGCACCCCGGCCGACAAGGAAGCCGCTGCCGAACTGGGCAAGATCGCCGGCATCTCCGACTTGGCCGCCCTGGGCATGGAAATGTTCAAGGTCAAGTCCGCCGTTGAAGGCACCCCGGCCCGCGAGCTGGTTCTGCGCGACTACAAAGATTTCAACATGAACGGCACCAAGGTCGGCATCGGCCAGCTGGAAGTCGTCGATCTGTCCATCCTCGACGCCGTCAAGGGCGACCTGGCCGCCGACATCAAGGCCCTGAAGGCCGAGAAGGGCAACCACTCCATTTTCCTGCTGCTGACCGACATCATGAAGGAAGGCTCCGAGATCCTGATCGCCTCCGACGACGCCGCCGTGGTCGAGAAGGCCTTCGGCGTCAAGCCCGTGGACGGAAAGGCATGGCTGCCCAAAGTCATGTCCCGCAAAAAGGACGTTGTGCCCAAGTTCGAAAAGGCTTTCGCCTAA
- a CDS encoding type II toxin-antitoxin system RelE/ParE family toxin — protein sequence MTYRVEILRSAAKELQRIHPDDRVRIIAALQNLATDPRPSGSKKLTNRPA from the coding sequence ATGACGTACCGCGTCGAAATTCTGCGCTCGGCAGCCAAAGAACTGCAACGGATTCATCCTGACGACCGCGTAAGAATCATTGCCGCCCTGCAAAACCTGGCCACCGATCCTCGCCCGTCCGGCAGTAAAAAACTCACCAACCGCCCAGCATAG
- a CDS encoding type II toxin-antitoxin system RelE/ParE family toxin — protein MGAYRIIYEIHDRELMVLIVATGKRSEIYRT, from the coding sequence ATTGGCGCATACCGTATCATTTATGAGATTCATGACCGGGAACTGATGGTTTTGATTGTAGCCACAGGCAAACGAAGCGAAATATACCGGACCTGA
- a CDS encoding 3'-5' exonuclease: MSCSLVYVAIDFETADSRRDSACAVGLTKVHGGEIVDRLYGLIRPPRSRFSPFCVNVHGIHWSDVKDAPPFREFWIENAGFLEGVHFLAAHNARFDRSVLDACCTMAGLPAPNLPFVCTVDLARNQWNLRPTKLPDVCRHLGLDLNHHHAGSDAEACARIVMAAVDENPCCLTPFGI; encoded by the coding sequence ATGAGTTGTTCCCTGGTCTATGTGGCCATCGATTTTGAAACGGCTGATTCGCGTCGCGACAGCGCCTGCGCCGTGGGCCTGACCAAGGTCCACGGCGGCGAGATAGTGGACCGGCTCTATGGCCTGATCCGTCCGCCGCGTTCGCGTTTTTCTCCATTCTGCGTGAACGTGCACGGCATCCATTGGTCCGACGTTAAGGACGCGCCCCCTTTTCGGGAATTCTGGATCGAAAACGCGGGTTTTCTGGAAGGCGTTCATTTTCTGGCCGCGCACAACGCCAGATTCGATCGCTCGGTGCTTGATGCCTGTTGCACCATGGCCGGGCTGCCTGCGCCGAATCTGCCCTTTGTTTGCACCGTGGACCTGGCCCGCAACCAGTGGAATCTGCGCCCCACCAAATTGCCGGACGTCTGCCGTCACCTGGGCCTTGACCTCAATCATCACCATGCTGGGTCCGATGCCGAGGCCTGCGCCCGCATCGTCATGGCCGCCGTGGATGAAAACCCCTGCTGTCTGACTCCTTTCGGAATATAG
- the hypE gene encoding hydrogenase expression/formation protein HypE produces MERVLLDYGSGGKASHRLIGELFLKYLGNEVLDRLDDAALLHVSSPISMSTDTFTVDPIFFPGGDIGSLAVHGTVNDVAMLGARPKYMTCGFIIEEGLPMAELERIVQSMGEAAREAGVLVVSGDTKVVPKGTVDKIFINTTGIGEIFVDEAPSGHRAAPGDAILISGFMGDHGLAILSKREGLTFEAPVLSDCASLNHLIVRLLEAIPSVHVLRDPTRGGLATTLNEIAGQSGVECRIFESKIPVRPEVSGGCSFLGLDPLYLANEGKFICILPQEHAEAALAIMRSDPLGADAAQIGDVRGEHPGKVVLETPLGGTRLMDMLEGEQLPRIC; encoded by the coding sequence GTGGAAAGAGTTCTTCTTGATTACGGCAGTGGCGGCAAGGCTTCGCATCGGCTCATCGGTGAGCTTTTTCTCAAATACTTGGGTAACGAGGTTCTTGACCGTCTCGATGATGCGGCCCTCCTGCATGTCAGCAGCCCCATTTCCATGAGCACCGACACCTTCACCGTGGACCCCATTTTTTTCCCCGGCGGCGATATAGGCTCTCTGGCCGTGCACGGAACGGTCAATGACGTGGCCATGCTCGGCGCACGCCCAAAATACATGACCTGCGGATTCATCATTGAAGAAGGCCTGCCCATGGCCGAGCTGGAGCGCATTGTTCAGTCCATGGGGGAAGCCGCCCGCGAGGCCGGCGTGCTGGTGGTCTCGGGCGACACCAAGGTTGTGCCCAAGGGCACGGTGGACAAGATTTTCATCAACACCACCGGCATCGGCGAAATTTTTGTGGACGAGGCCCCAAGCGGGCATCGCGCCGCCCCCGGAGACGCGATCCTGATCAGCGGCTTCATGGGCGACCATGGCCTCGCGATCCTATCCAAGCGCGAAGGCCTGACCTTCGAGGCCCCTGTGCTTTCGGACTGCGCGTCCCTCAATCATCTTATTGTGCGTTTGCTCGAAGCCATCCCGTCCGTGCACGTGCTGCGTGATCCCACTCGGGGCGGCCTGGCCACGACTCTGAACGAAATCGCCGGACAGTCGGGCGTGGAATGCCGGATTTTTGAATCCAAGATTCCTGTCCGTCCCGAAGTCAGCGGTGGGTGCTCCTTCCTGGGCCTCGATCCTCTGTATCTGGCCAACGAGGGCAAGTTCATCTGCATCCTGCCCCAGGAGCACGCCGAGGCGGCCCTGGCCATCATGCGCTCGGACCCGCTTGGCGCGGACGCGGCGCAGATCGGCGACGTGCGCGGCGAGCATCCCGGCAAGGTCGTGCTGGAAACGCCCCTGGGCGGCACCCGGCTCATGGATATGCTCGAAGGCGAACAGTTACCACGTATCTGCTGA